Proteins from one Enterobacter bugandensis genomic window:
- a CDS encoding MFS transporter: MTTTMKIPSRELWSYFGYGLGQCFSFGLVGSFINYFYTDVLGISALAASTIFLIARAWDAVHDPLFASIMDTINSRFGKFRHFLLIAPLLITGVTLLSFYKIEADMTTKILYAGVTYILWGTLYAISDIPFWSMSSVMTNDSAQRTCAVTAAMLGVNAGIACANIFFPKLAAFFAQYSNDKGYFMAALVMMLVGLPLMLNGFIQIKERVPPSPEKVTIRDTFHNLRQNKPLFIVLLSFFFCVFHNVAGGLYIYFFINNLGDGSLQMAIGVMGIVAAVLCLVAPMLTRRMQKRKLFMILCGLDVAVRVVMWFVGYQQVTMLFILLGLSTLFVMMTNILTSSMIADTIEYAEYHTNKRCAAITFSGQTFTGKMSVAVGGGLIGVFLTMIGYVPQAQIQSEGVLSGLFFGICLLPAIGSLIRMGFMSRFTFTEEKHAEVCRLLAERRRGSEQNGIGDEALTRPVSVN, from the coding sequence GACGTGCTGGGGATCTCGGCGCTGGCGGCGAGCACCATCTTCCTGATTGCCCGCGCGTGGGACGCGGTTCACGATCCGCTGTTTGCCAGCATAATGGACACCATTAACAGCCGGTTCGGCAAGTTTCGCCACTTTTTGCTGATCGCGCCGCTGCTGATTACCGGCGTCACGCTGCTGTCGTTTTATAAAATCGAAGCGGACATGACCACCAAAATCCTCTACGCCGGGGTGACGTATATCCTGTGGGGGACGCTGTACGCCATCTCCGATATCCCGTTCTGGTCGATGTCGTCGGTGATGACCAACGACTCCGCCCAGCGCACCTGCGCGGTGACGGCGGCGATGCTCGGGGTGAACGCCGGGATTGCCTGCGCCAATATCTTCTTCCCGAAGCTGGCGGCGTTCTTCGCCCAGTACAGCAACGATAAAGGCTACTTTATGGCGGCGCTGGTGATGATGCTGGTGGGCCTGCCGCTGATGCTTAACGGCTTTATACAGATCAAAGAGCGTGTGCCGCCGAGCCCGGAAAAGGTGACCATCCGCGACACCTTCCACAACCTGCGCCAGAACAAGCCGCTGTTTATCGTCCTGTTGTCGTTCTTTTTTTGCGTGTTCCACAACGTAGCGGGCGGGCTGTATATCTACTTCTTTATCAATAACCTGGGCGACGGCAGCCTGCAGATGGCGATTGGCGTGATGGGCATTGTGGCGGCGGTGCTGTGCCTGGTCGCCCCGATGCTGACGCGCCGGATGCAGAAGCGGAAGCTGTTTATGATCCTCTGCGGGCTGGACGTGGCGGTGCGCGTGGTGATGTGGTTTGTCGGATATCAGCAGGTGACAATGCTGTTTATTCTCCTCGGCCTGAGCACGCTATTCGTGATGATGACCAACATCCTCACCTCGTCGATGATTGCCGACACCATCGAGTACGCGGAGTACCACACTAACAAGCGCTGCGCGGCGATCACCTTCTCCGGGCAGACCTTTACCGGCAAGATGTCGGTAGCGGTGGGCGGCGGGTTAATTGGCGTGTTCCTGACGATGATCGGCTACGTGCCGCAGGCGCAAATCCAGAGCGAAGGCGTGCTGTCGGGGCTGTTCTTTGGGATTTGCCTGCTGCCGGCGATTGGGTCGCTGATCCGCATGGGCTTTATGTCGCGCTTTACCTTTACCGAGGAGAAGCATGCGGAAGTGTGTCGGCTGCTGGCGGAGCGCAGGCGGGGGAGCGAGCAGAATGGCATCGGGGATGAGGCGTTGACCCGCCCGGTATCGGTCAATTAA